Proteins encoded together in one Pseudomonadota bacterium window:
- a CDS encoding acyl-CoA dehydrogenase, with product MTFTAPTKDQLFALETATDISELSRHERFGEADADLVQAIVEGVGQFAEGEFAPLNRVGDEVGAKLVDGRVVMPEGFKQAYKGYVEAGWNSLCATPDHGGQGLPFALATVSLDSLGAANMAFTLCPMLSVGAIEALEHHGSEEQKERYLPKLISGEWPGTMNLTEPQAGSDVGALRTTATPLGDGKYQIKGQKIYITFGDHDMADNIIHLVLARTPDAPPGTKGISLFLVPKYQLNDDGTPGKEQDIETVSIEHKLGIHASPTCVLQYGERGECIGELIGGEFGGIRAMFTMMNNARLNVGLQGVEIAERATQQALHYAQERVQSARAGGDSRDPVAIVEHPDVRRMLLRMKAGTEAARALLYFAAGQVDRATLGVDGAQEKVDILTPLAKGYGTDLGIEIASLGVQIHGGMGFVEETGAAQHYRDARIMPIYEGTNGIQAADLVGRKLAMRGGEAMKEFLDELRDIAGNEAHVAELVAACQEVTNWMLNASVDERLAGSYAYMTMMAVATSGALMAKQHRVAQERVDSGEGDSAFCKAKLVTTRYYCDHMVPEALGLKASAMGGADLLYALSAEELAA from the coding sequence ATGACCTTTACCGCGCCGACCAAAGACCAGCTTTTTGCGCTTGAGACCGCCACCGACATATCCGAACTGAGCAGGCATGAGCGCTTTGGCGAAGCCGATGCCGACTTGGTGCAGGCGATTGTCGAAGGGGTGGGCCAATTTGCCGAGGGCGAATTCGCGCCGCTCAATCGTGTCGGTGATGAAGTCGGTGCCAAGCTGGTCGATGGCCGGGTGGTGATGCCTGAAGGGTTCAAACAGGCCTATAAGGGCTATGTCGAGGCCGGGTGGAACAGCCTGTGCGCCACGCCCGATCATGGCGGGCAGGGCCTGCCCTTCGCGCTGGCGACGGTATCGCTGGATTCGCTCGGCGCGGCAAATATGGCCTTTACCCTTTGCCCGATGCTCTCGGTCGGTGCGATTGAGGCGCTCGAACACCATGGCAGCGAGGAGCAGAAGGAACGCTATCTGCCCAAGCTGATCTCGGGCGAATGGCCGGGCACGATGAACCTGACCGAGCCACAGGCGGGCAGCGATGTCGGCGCGCTGCGCACCACCGCGACACCGCTGGGCGACGGCAAATATCAGATCAAGGGCCAGAAGATTTATATCACCTTTGGCGACCATGATATGGCCGATAATATTATCCATCTGGTGCTGGCGCGCACCCCCGATGCGCCTCCGGGTACCAAGGGCATTTCGCTGTTCCTGGTCCCGAAATATCAGCTCAATGACGATGGCACGCCGGGCAAGGAACAGGATATCGAAACCGTTTCGATCGAGCACAAGCTCGGCATCCATGCCTCGCCCACCTGTGTGCTGCAATATGGTGAGCGCGGCGAATGTATCGGCGAGCTGATCGGTGGCGAATTTGGTGGCATCCGCGCGATGTTCACCATGATGAACAATGCCCGGCTCAACGTCGGGCTGCAGGGCGTCGAAATTGCCGAGCGCGCGACGCAGCAGGCATTGCACTATGCGCAGGAGCGGGTGCAGTCAGCCCGTGCCGGTGGAGATAGCCGCGATCCGGTAGCGATTGTCGAGCATCCCGATGTGCGCCGCATGCTGCTGCGGATGAAGGCAGGCACCGAGGCAGCACGGGCTTTGCTCTATTTTGCCGCCGGACAGGTCGACCGTGCGACACTGGGCGTGGACGGTGCGCAGGAAAAGGTTGATATCCTTACGCCGCTGGCCAAGGGCTATGGCACCGATCTCGGCATAGAGATCGCCTCACTCGGCGTACAGATTCACGGCGGCATGGGCTTTGTCGAGGAGACCGGCGCGGCGCAGCATTATCGCGATGCCCGCATCATGCCGATCTATGAGGGCACCAATGGTATTCAGGCCGCCGATCTGGTCGGTCGCAAGCTGGCGATGCGTGGCGGCGAGGCGATGAAGGAGTTTCTCGACGAACTGCGCGATATCGCAGGCAATGAGGCGCATGTCGCCGAGCTGGTCGCGGCGTGTCAGGAGGTCACCAACTGGATGCTTAATGCTTCGGTCGATGAGCGGCTGGCGGGCAGCTATGCGTATATGACGATGATGGCGGTGGCGACATCGGGCGCGCTGATGGCAAAGCAGCACCGCGTGGCGCAGGAACGTGTCGATTCCGGAGAAGGCGACAGCGCCTTTTGCAAGGCCAAGCTGGTCACCACCCGCTATTATTGCGACCATATGGTCCCCGAAGCTCTGGGGCTAAAGGCATCCGCTATGGGCGGCGCAGATTTACTTTACGCATTGAGCGCGGAAGAACTAGCGGCGTAG